From Zingiber officinale cultivar Zhangliang chromosome 5B, Zo_v1.1, whole genome shotgun sequence, the proteins below share one genomic window:
- the LOC121987938 gene encoding protein STAY-GREEN, chloroplastic-like isoform X2, with protein sequence MITKRGSFFFPRRNAHSFDDLLNARHLPLAFDLPPLPTISENITSPSSRMGFAAAMFLQPVQLKQQQQQQQQKSSLLVFSRQRKGKRSIAPVARLFGRSIFEASKLKVLFLGTEEEEEQPGKLPRTYTLTHSDVTSTITLAISATVNSAQLQGWYNRLQRDEVVAEWEEVQGRRSLHVHCHVSGGHALLAPIAGLRRSIFRRELPMVLKAFVHGDGALFGSRPELEEAAVWVYFHSNLPEFDRVECWGPLREAASSGPPSSTPPPASE encoded by the exons atgattacaaaaaggggGAGTTTTTTTTTCCCAAGAAGGAACGCCCATTCGTTCGACGATTTGTTAAATGCGAGGCACTTGCCCCTTGCGTTTGATTTGCCTCCACTTCCAACGATATCGGAGAATATTACTTCTCCTTCTTCCAGGATGGGATTCGCAGCCGCCATGTTTCTGCAACCTGTACAActgaagcagcagcagcagcagcagcagcagaagaGCTCCTTGTTAGTCTTCAGTAGGCAGAGAAAAGGAAAGAGATCAATAGCTCCG GTCGCGAGGCTGTTTGGGCGTTCGATCTTCGAGGCGTCGAAGCTGAAGGTGCTCTTCTTGGggacggaggaggaggaggagcagccggGGAAGCTCCCCAGGACCTACACGCTCACTCACAGCGACGTCACCTCCACGATCACCCTCGCCATCTCCGCCACCGTCAACAGCGCGCAG TTGCAGGGGTGGTACAACAGGTTGCAGAGGGACGAGGTGGTGGCGGAGTGGGAGGAGGTGCAGGGGAGGAGGTCGCTGCACGTGCACTGCCACGTCAGCGGCGGCCACGCCCTGCTGGCCCCGATCGCGGGGCTCCGCCGCAGCATCTTCCGCAGGGAGCTGCCGATGGTGCTGAAGGCGTTCGTCCACGGCGACGGCGCGCTGTTCGGCAGCCGCCCGGAGCTGGAGGAAGCCGCCGTGTGGGTCTACTTCCACTCCAACCTCCCCGAGTTCGACCGCGTCGAGTGCTGGGGGCCGCTCAGGGAAGCCGCGTCATCGGGGCCACCGTCGTCGACGCCGCCTCCGGCGTCGGAGTGA
- the LOC121987938 gene encoding protein STAY-GREEN, chloroplastic-like isoform X3 — protein MITKRGSFFFPRRNAHSFDDLLNARHLPLAFDLPPLPTISENITSPSSRMGFAAAMFLQPVQLKQQQQQQQQKSSLLVFSRQRKGKRSIAPVARLFGRSIFEASKLKVLFLGTEEEEEQPGKLPRTYTLTHSDVTSTITLAISATVNSAQGWYNRLQRDEVVAEWEEVQGRRSLHVHCHVSGGHALLAPIAGLRRSIFRRELPMVLKAFVHGDGALFGSRPELEEAAVWVYFHSNLPEFDRVECWGPLREAASSGPPSSTPPPASE, from the exons atgattacaaaaaggggGAGTTTTTTTTTCCCAAGAAGGAACGCCCATTCGTTCGACGATTTGTTAAATGCGAGGCACTTGCCCCTTGCGTTTGATTTGCCTCCACTTCCAACGATATCGGAGAATATTACTTCTCCTTCTTCCAGGATGGGATTCGCAGCCGCCATGTTTCTGCAACCTGTACAActgaagcagcagcagcagcagcagcagcagaagaGCTCCTTGTTAGTCTTCAGTAGGCAGAGAAAAGGAAAGAGATCAATAGCTCCG GTCGCGAGGCTGTTTGGGCGTTCGATCTTCGAGGCGTCGAAGCTGAAGGTGCTCTTCTTGGggacggaggaggaggaggagcagccggGGAAGCTCCCCAGGACCTACACGCTCACTCACAGCGACGTCACCTCCACGATCACCCTCGCCATCTCCGCCACCGTCAACAGCGCGCAG GGGTGGTACAACAGGTTGCAGAGGGACGAGGTGGTGGCGGAGTGGGAGGAGGTGCAGGGGAGGAGGTCGCTGCACGTGCACTGCCACGTCAGCGGCGGCCACGCCCTGCTGGCCCCGATCGCGGGGCTCCGCCGCAGCATCTTCCGCAGGGAGCTGCCGATGGTGCTGAAGGCGTTCGTCCACGGCGACGGCGCGCTGTTCGGCAGCCGCCCGGAGCTGGAGGAAGCCGCCGTGTGGGTCTACTTCCACTCCAACCTCCCCGAGTTCGACCGCGTCGAGTGCTGGGGGCCGCTCAGGGAAGCCGCGTCATCGGGGCCACCGTCGTCGACGCCGCCTCCGGCGTCGGAGTGA
- the LOC121987938 gene encoding uncharacterized protein LOC121987938 isoform X1, translating to MITKRGSFFFPRRNAHSFDDLLNARHLPLAFDLPPLPTISENITSPSSRMGFAAAMFLQPVQLKQQQQQQQQKSSLLVFSRQRKGKRSIAPVARLFGRSIFEASKLKVLFLGTEEEEEQPGKLPRTYTLTHSDVTSTITLAISATVNSAQALAGVVQQVAEGRGGGGVGGGAGEEVAARALPRQRRPRPAGPDRGAPPQHLPQGAADGAEGVRPRRRRAVRQPPGAGGSRRVGLLPLQPPRVRPRRVLGAAQGSRVIGATVVDAASGVGVTAGGTTAAVGAGVRVLIPSV from the exons atgattacaaaaaggggGAGTTTTTTTTTCCCAAGAAGGAACGCCCATTCGTTCGACGATTTGTTAAATGCGAGGCACTTGCCCCTTGCGTTTGATTTGCCTCCACTTCCAACGATATCGGAGAATATTACTTCTCCTTCTTCCAGGATGGGATTCGCAGCCGCCATGTTTCTGCAACCTGTACAActgaagcagcagcagcagcagcagcagcagaagaGCTCCTTGTTAGTCTTCAGTAGGCAGAGAAAAGGAAAGAGATCAATAGCTCCG GTCGCGAGGCTGTTTGGGCGTTCGATCTTCGAGGCGTCGAAGCTGAAGGTGCTCTTCTTGGggacggaggaggaggaggagcagccggGGAAGCTCCCCAGGACCTACACGCTCACTCACAGCGACGTCACCTCCACGATCACCCTCGCCATCTCCGCCACCGTCAACAGCGCGCAGGCAC TTGCAGGGGTGGTACAACAGGTTGCAGAGGGACGAGGTGGTGGCGGAGTGGGAGGAGGTGCAGGGGAGGAGGTCGCTGCACGTGCACTGCCACGTCAGCGGCGGCCACGCCCTGCTGGCCCCGATCGCGGGGCTCCGCCGCAGCATCTTCCGCAGGGAGCTGCCGATGGTGCTGAAGGCGTTCGTCCACGGCGACGGCGCGCTGTTCGGCAGCCGCCCGGAGCTGGAGGAAGCCGCCGTGTGGGTCTACTTCCACTCCAACCTCCCCGAGTTCGACCGCGTCGAGTGCTGGGGGCCGCTCAGGGAAGCCGCGTCATCGGGGCCACCGTCGTCGACGCCGCCTCCGGCGTCGGAGTGACCGCCGGAGGAACGACTGCAGCGGTGGGGGCCGGAGTGCGAGTGCTGATTCCCTCCGTATAG